Within the Mustela lutreola isolate mMusLut2 chromosome 2, mMusLut2.pri, whole genome shotgun sequence genome, the region AGCATTTGGCCAAGGAGGAGGGCGTGAGAGATCTACCAAACTTCTTCAGCAAGTGAGGGGATATAAAGCTAGaacaccccccctcccctgttTCGATGCCATAAATCTCCAGTCCTTGGAAACAactcccctgcccttcctccttctccacccaTCCTGTCTGATCACAGGGAGGTCTTGTGCAGTTTTCGACTGCGGTCCTCGTGTAAGGTAAAACTGAGACTCTAACGGACTCTGCTGCCTCCTTTTCTGTATAACCCCCCAAACGACTTGGTTTCCCGGGTGACCTTTCTTTCTCCTACATGGAAATTACTCTGTGTGCCCAGACGAACTAGAATAAGTACAGAGGACACGCCACTCTAGATCACTACATGTCCAAAGGCTCTCTAACCAAGTAAAATATCAGATATTCCCTTGCTTGTCATGAAACACAATGACTAGACCCCTATTCTATGCTCTATGCTCAGGGAAGAATGTCCGGATATGATCAGCAAGGATGCCTCACAGACAGCAAAAACCCTTGCAAAGAAAGAACTCTATTGAGACAGACATTTGCAATGCCAAGTAAGCAGGTTTATTGAGAAAATACAGAGCGAGACAAGTTCCCTTCCTCAGAGGCACAAAAGCAGAAGCCAGAAGACACAGCAGCAAGGTCAAAACATGTCAAAACCACCAGAGACAGGGGTTCGGGAAGTAAAGTTTCTGGAAACATCCAGAGACATATGCGACACCAGTGATCAACCCTTAAACGAAGCTTGGTGCTAGCCAGAAAGATCATCGATTGCCAGAGGCAGCTTCTTCAGAGCTAGCGGCCAAGCAGTCAGAACAGTGGTCAGCAATGAAGAGTTGTTCAGGGACAGGCAGCACGCTGGACGAGCCTGGAAACACCGCTGGCAGGTCCTGGAGTCTTGATTCGCTCACTGGCTCCTACACACTTAGCAAGTTCTTCGACAGCTGGACATGCAGGACCGCTGGTACGTCCTGGAGTAACCGCAGGCTGGTTGGCAGACAGTGGAGACTCCTCCCATGGGTTGGCACCCAGTGGAGATGCCCCCCAGGGGCTGACAGCCACTGGAGACAAAGGTGAGTGGCCGGCTGTAGGTGGTTGAGCAAGGATTGGAGACACAGGTGGTTTGCCGAGAGCAGGTCACCTGTCCATGGCTGGAGACGCAGGGACTGGACTGGTAACAGGTTGGCTGGCAAGCGTTGGACTCACAGGAGGACCCCTGGCAGTGGtccag harbors:
- the LOC131825994 gene encoding keratin-associated protein 11-1; translation: MSYNCSTRNCSSRPIGGHCTVPVAPAATASSQDADCLSGIYLPSSFQTGSWLLDHCQGSSCESNACQPTCYQSSPCVSSHGQVTCSRQTTCVSNPCSTTYSRPLTFVSSGCQPLGGISTGCQPMGGVSTVCQPACGYSRTYQRSCMSSCRRTC